In Clavibacter michiganensis subsp. tessellarius, the following are encoded in one genomic region:
- a CDS encoding recombinase family protein, translated as MRLLGYTRVSTTSQDAQLQLDALVKDGVQKRDVFADVTSGSRAAIDRPGMKKLLEYAEDGDTIVVWRIDRLGRSMLDVLSTVKMLRERGVQIRSISDGIDPATTSGRLMLGMLASLAEYERELIVERVNAGIAVARDNGTRFGRPLSDPAVIADKLQIATDARARGRTAEDAARLVGWSRATLYRHQSNAARESAAM; from the coding sequence GTGAGGCTTCTGGGATACACGCGGGTGAGCACGACGAGTCAGGATGCGCAGCTCCAGCTCGACGCGCTGGTGAAGGACGGCGTGCAGAAGCGGGACGTGTTCGCCGACGTCACCTCCGGCAGCCGGGCCGCGATCGATCGGCCGGGGATGAAGAAGCTGCTCGAGTACGCCGAGGACGGCGACACCATCGTCGTCTGGCGCATCGACCGTCTAGGCCGCTCGATGCTCGACGTCCTCAGCACCGTGAAGATGCTGCGCGAACGGGGCGTGCAGATCCGCTCCATCTCCGACGGCATCGATCCGGCGACGACCTCGGGCCGGCTGATGCTGGGCATGCTCGCGAGCCTGGCCGAGTACGAGCGCGAGCTCATCGTCGAGCGCGTCAACGCCGGCATCGCCGTCGCGCGCGACAACGGGACCCGCTTCGGCCGCCCCTTGTCGGATCCGGCCGTCATCGCCGACAAGCTCCAGATCGCGACCGATGCGCGAGCCCGTGGCCGGACCGCGGAGGACGCGGCCCGTCTCGTCGGGTGGAGCCGCGCGACGTTGTACCGGCACCAGTCGAACGCTGCGCGCGAGAGCGCCGCGATGTAG
- a CDS encoding universal stress protein, which produces MSVDPAFVDTGTRDDGSEMLEPLDSDTDDSAPRTLSASEEEEVRAVAARAGVTVELLAGVGDPARALIRAAEQRDASMLVIGSRSGARRIAEFFSGSVAAQLVHHQHRPVLVIPTDPIGFHASPPQQDL; this is translated from the coding sequence GTGAGCGTCGATCCTGCGTTCGTGGATACCGGGACTCGGGACGACGGGTCCGAGATGCTCGAGCCGTTGGACTCCGACACCGACGACTCCGCCCCGAGGACGCTGTCCGCCTCAGAGGAAGAGGAAGTGCGGGCCGTGGCCGCGCGAGCGGGAGTAACCGTGGAGCTCCTGGCCGGAGTCGGCGACCCAGCCCGGGCGCTCATCAGGGCTGCGGAGCAGCGGGATGCGTCGATGCTGGTCATCGGTAGCCGAAGTGGAGCGCGTCGCATCGCCGAGTTCTTCTCGGGATCCGTCGCCGCGCAGCTGGTGCACCACCAGCACCGTCCGGTGCTCGTGATCCCGACCGACCCGATCGGATTTCACGCGTCACCGCCTCAGCAGGATCTCTGA
- a CDS encoding 2,3-bisphosphoglycerate-dependent phosphoglycerate mutase encodes MGLLVLLRHGESTANAAGIFTGLQDVPLTRQGVAEARRAGSAMARQGIRPDLVLTSTLQRSIHTAEVVTDVLGLDVRTEQRWELNERNYGALTGMTKAHARTVLGEERFFAVRRTRTGRPPRMSVTAWMRLRRTPALRNLPWAAVRRTEALADVILRVQPFLVAQVLPELRLGRTVVLIAHGNSLRAVCACVDELTDGELAQLNLPTAQPLMYRFDAATGFGPRGGEYIDPDAQEAAAAVAAEGGT; translated from the coding sequence ATGGGCCTGCTGGTGCTTCTGCGCCACGGGGAGAGCACTGCGAACGCGGCCGGGATCTTCACGGGCTTGCAGGACGTCCCGTTGACGCGGCAAGGCGTGGCGGAAGCGCGCCGCGCCGGATCTGCGATGGCGAGACAGGGGATCCGGCCGGATCTGGTCCTCACCTCCACGCTGCAGCGCTCGATCCACACGGCGGAGGTCGTGACGGATGTGCTGGGCCTGGACGTGCGGACCGAGCAGCGGTGGGAGCTGAATGAGCGCAACTACGGTGCGCTGACCGGGATGACCAAAGCGCATGCGCGGACGGTCCTGGGCGAGGAGCGGTTCTTCGCGGTGCGTCGGACCCGCACCGGCCGACCCCCGCGGATGTCGGTGACAGCCTGGATGCGTCTTCGGCGTACGCCGGCTCTGCGGAATCTGCCGTGGGCAGCGGTGCGGCGGACCGAGGCGCTGGCGGACGTCATCTTGCGCGTGCAGCCTTTCCTCGTCGCGCAGGTCTTGCCCGAACTGCGCCTGGGTCGGACAGTGGTGCTGATCGCACATGGGAACTCCCTTCGCGCGGTCTGCGCCTGCGTCGACGAGCTGACCGATGGTGAGCTCGCCCAGTTGAATCTCCCCACCGCGCAGCCCCTCATGTACCGCTTCGATGCGGCGACGGGTTTCGGTCCACGGGGTGGCGAGTACATCGATCCGGACGCACAGGAAGCAGCAGCGGCCGTCGCTGCCGAGGGGGGAACATGA